A genomic window from Labrus bergylta chromosome 7, fLabBer1.1, whole genome shotgun sequence includes:
- the clpxb gene encoding ATP-dependent Clp protease ATP-binding subunit clpX-like, mitochondrial isoform X1: MSCPCTSAARLLLNTAHRGLSCSRIQLYSLSRHGSRETHLPPRVRVRSFSETSVCYASKDGSTKDGGSDGGKKSISEGKRLSGSGGSGKGGSQLRCPKCGDPCTHVETFVSSTRFVKCEKCHHFFVVLSETDSKKGLNKEPESAAEAVKLAFAQKPPPPPKKIYAYLDKYVVGQSYAKKVLAVAVYNHYKRIYNNIPAGSRQQVEVEKQPTLTPRELEMRRREDEYRFTKLLQIAGISPHGNALGASMQQQASQQAPQEKRGGEILDSTHTEIKLEKSNIILLGPTGSGKTLLAQTLARCLDVPFAICDCTTLTQAGYVGEDIESVIAKLLQDANYSVDKAQQGIVFLDEVDKIGSVPGIHQLRDVGGEGVQQGLLKLLEGTIVNVPEKNSRKLRGETVQVDTTNILFVASGAFNGLDRIISRRKNEKFQYLGFGTPSNLGKGRRAAAAADLANTSGETDTVAELEEKDRLLKHVEARDLIEFGMIPEFVGRLPVVVPLHSLDEETLVRILTEPRNAVVPQYQALFSMDKCELNVNQDALRAIAKMALERKTGARGLRSIMEKLLLEPMFEVPHSDIMAVELDQDVVQGKAQPRYIRAPAKESAEEEYDSGIEEENWPRQADAANN, from the exons ATGTCCTGCCCATGCACTTCGGCTGCAAGGTTGCTTCTGAACACTGCCCACAGAG GATTGTCCTGCTCTCGGATCCAGTTGTATTCTCTGAGTCGTCACGGGTCTCGAGAAACTCATTTACCCCCGCGGGTACGAGTAAGGTCATTTTCAGAGACGTCTGTTTGCTATGCCTCCAAAGATGGGTCAACAAAGGATGGTGGAAGTGATGGCGGGAAG AAAAGCATCAGTGAGGGAAAGAGACTATCGGGCTCTGGAGGATCAGGCAAGGGGGGGAGCCAGCTGCGCTGCCCTAAATGTGGAGATCCTTGTACACATGTAGAGACCTTTGTCT CATCGACACGATTTGTCAAGTGTGAGAAATGCCATCACTTTTTTGTGGTTCTGTCTGAAACCGACTCCAAGAAGGGGCTAAACAAAGAGCCAGAATCTGCTGCAGAGGCAGTGAAATTGGCATTTGCGCAAAAACCTCCCCCTCCTCCGAAGAAG ATATACGCCTACCTCGACAAGTATGTCGTCGGTCAGTCCTATGCAAAAAAGGTGTTAGCAGTTGCAGTGTACAATCACTACAAGCGCATCTACAACAACATCCCTGCTGGGAGTCGACAGCAGGTGGAGGTGGAGAAGCAGCCCACTCTAACACCTCGTG AGCTAGAGATGAGAAGACGAGAGGATGAATACAGATTCACAA agctgctgcagattgCAGGGATCAGTCCACATGGAAATGCTCTGGGGGCGTCTATGCAGCAACAGGCGAGCCAGCAGGCACCTCAAGAGAAGAGGGGCGGGGAGATCTTAGActccacacacactgaaatcaAACTGGAGAAGAGCAACATCATACTTTTAGGTCCAACTGGCTCAG ggaaaACATTGCTGGCTCAGACACTGGCACGTTGTCTGGATGTTCCCTTTGCCATTTGCGATTGTACCACGTTAACTCAAGCCGGATACGTGGGAGAAGACATCGAGTCAGTTATTGCCAAACTGCTCCAAGATGCCAACTACTCGGTGGACAAAGCACAACAAG GTATTGTGTTTCTGGACGAGGTTGATAAGATTGGCAGTGTGCCCGGAATCCATCAGCTGAGAGACGTAGGAGGAGAGGGAGTCCAGCAG gGTCTGCTTAAACTCTTGGAGGGAACAATCGTCAATGTTCCTGAGAAAAATTCCAGGAAACTGAGGGGAgaaacagtgcaggtagacaCAACAAACATCCTGTTTGTTGCATCCGGTGCCTTCAACGGACTAGACAGAATCATAAGCagaagaaagaatgaaaag TTTCAGTATTTGGGTTTCGGGACTCCCTCCAATCTGGGGAAAGGGCGACGTGCAGCGGCTGCCGCAGACTTGGCCAACACCAGCGGTGAGACGGACACAGTTGCAGAATTAGAGGAGAAGGACAGGCTGCTGAAGCATGTAGAGGCCAGGGACCTGATTGAGTTCGGAATGATCCCAGAGTTTGTTGGCCGTCTCCCCGTCGTCGTTCCTCTGCACAGCCTGGACGAAGAAACACTAGTCCGAATCCTGACTGAACCCCGCAATGCTGTGGTGCCCCAATACCAGGCTCTGTTCAGCATGGACAAA tgtgAACTTAATGTGAATCAAGATGCCTTGAGGGCCATTGCCAAGATGGCTCTGGAGAGAAAAACTGGAGCTCGTGGGCTCAGGTCCATCATG GAAAAGCTCCTTCTAGAGCCCATGTTTGAGGTGCCACACTCTGACATCATGGCCGTAGAGCTGGACCAAGATGTTGTCCAAGGAAAAGCACAACCCAGATATATCAG AGCGCCAGCTAAGGAGTCTGCGGAGGAGGAATACGACTCGGGCATTGAAGAGGAGAACTGGCCTCGGCAGGCAGACGCTGCTAACAACTGA
- the clpxb gene encoding ATP-dependent Clp protease ATP-binding subunit clpX-like, mitochondrial isoform X3: protein MSCPCTSAARLLLNTAHRGLSCSRIQLYSLSRHGSRETHLPPRVRVRSFSETSVCYASKDGSTKDGGSDGGKKSISEGKRLSGSGGSGKGGSQLRCPKCGDPCTHVETFVSSTRFVKCEKCHHFFVVLSETDSKKGLNKEPESAAEAVKLAFAQKPPPPPKKIYAYLDKYVVGQSYAKKVLAVAVYNHYKRIYNNIPAGSRQQVEVEKQPTLTPRELLQIAGISPHGNALGASMQQQASQQAPQEKRGGEILDSTHTEIKLEKSNIILLGPTGSGKTLLAQTLARCLDVPFAICDCTTLTQAGYVGEDIESVIAKLLQDANYSVDKAQQGIVFLDEVDKIGSVPGIHQLRDVGGEGVQQGLLKLLEGTIVNVPEKNSRKLRGETVQVDTTNILFVASGAFNGLDRIISRRKNEKFQYLGFGTPSNLGKGRRAAAAADLANTSGETDTVAELEEKDRLLKHVEARDLIEFGMIPEFVGRLPVVVPLHSLDEETLVRILTEPRNAVVPQYQALFSMDKCELNVNQDALRAIAKMALERKTGARGLRSIMEKLLLEPMFEVPHSDIMAVELDQDVVQGKAQPRYIRAPAKESAEEEYDSGIEEENWPRQADAANN from the exons ATGTCCTGCCCATGCACTTCGGCTGCAAGGTTGCTTCTGAACACTGCCCACAGAG GATTGTCCTGCTCTCGGATCCAGTTGTATTCTCTGAGTCGTCACGGGTCTCGAGAAACTCATTTACCCCCGCGGGTACGAGTAAGGTCATTTTCAGAGACGTCTGTTTGCTATGCCTCCAAAGATGGGTCAACAAAGGATGGTGGAAGTGATGGCGGGAAG AAAAGCATCAGTGAGGGAAAGAGACTATCGGGCTCTGGAGGATCAGGCAAGGGGGGGAGCCAGCTGCGCTGCCCTAAATGTGGAGATCCTTGTACACATGTAGAGACCTTTGTCT CATCGACACGATTTGTCAAGTGTGAGAAATGCCATCACTTTTTTGTGGTTCTGTCTGAAACCGACTCCAAGAAGGGGCTAAACAAAGAGCCAGAATCTGCTGCAGAGGCAGTGAAATTGGCATTTGCGCAAAAACCTCCCCCTCCTCCGAAGAAG ATATACGCCTACCTCGACAAGTATGTCGTCGGTCAGTCCTATGCAAAAAAGGTGTTAGCAGTTGCAGTGTACAATCACTACAAGCGCATCTACAACAACATCCCTGCTGGGAGTCGACAGCAGGTGGAGGTGGAGAAGCAGCCCACTCTAACACCTCGTG agctgctgcagattgCAGGGATCAGTCCACATGGAAATGCTCTGGGGGCGTCTATGCAGCAACAGGCGAGCCAGCAGGCACCTCAAGAGAAGAGGGGCGGGGAGATCTTAGActccacacacactgaaatcaAACTGGAGAAGAGCAACATCATACTTTTAGGTCCAACTGGCTCAG ggaaaACATTGCTGGCTCAGACACTGGCACGTTGTCTGGATGTTCCCTTTGCCATTTGCGATTGTACCACGTTAACTCAAGCCGGATACGTGGGAGAAGACATCGAGTCAGTTATTGCCAAACTGCTCCAAGATGCCAACTACTCGGTGGACAAAGCACAACAAG GTATTGTGTTTCTGGACGAGGTTGATAAGATTGGCAGTGTGCCCGGAATCCATCAGCTGAGAGACGTAGGAGGAGAGGGAGTCCAGCAG gGTCTGCTTAAACTCTTGGAGGGAACAATCGTCAATGTTCCTGAGAAAAATTCCAGGAAACTGAGGGGAgaaacagtgcaggtagacaCAACAAACATCCTGTTTGTTGCATCCGGTGCCTTCAACGGACTAGACAGAATCATAAGCagaagaaagaatgaaaag TTTCAGTATTTGGGTTTCGGGACTCCCTCCAATCTGGGGAAAGGGCGACGTGCAGCGGCTGCCGCAGACTTGGCCAACACCAGCGGTGAGACGGACACAGTTGCAGAATTAGAGGAGAAGGACAGGCTGCTGAAGCATGTAGAGGCCAGGGACCTGATTGAGTTCGGAATGATCCCAGAGTTTGTTGGCCGTCTCCCCGTCGTCGTTCCTCTGCACAGCCTGGACGAAGAAACACTAGTCCGAATCCTGACTGAACCCCGCAATGCTGTGGTGCCCCAATACCAGGCTCTGTTCAGCATGGACAAA tgtgAACTTAATGTGAATCAAGATGCCTTGAGGGCCATTGCCAAGATGGCTCTGGAGAGAAAAACTGGAGCTCGTGGGCTCAGGTCCATCATG GAAAAGCTCCTTCTAGAGCCCATGTTTGAGGTGCCACACTCTGACATCATGGCCGTAGAGCTGGACCAAGATGTTGTCCAAGGAAAAGCACAACCCAGATATATCAG AGCGCCAGCTAAGGAGTCTGCGGAGGAGGAATACGACTCGGGCATTGAAGAGGAGAACTGGCCTCGGCAGGCAGACGCTGCTAACAACTGA
- the clpxb gene encoding ATP-dependent Clp protease ATP-binding subunit clpX-like, mitochondrial isoform X2, translating into MSCPCTSAARLLLNTAHRGLSCSRIQLYSLSRHGSRETHLPPRVRVRSFSETSVCYASKDGSTKDGGSDGGKKSISEGKRLSGSGGSGKGGSQLRCPKCGDPCTHVETFVSSTRFVKCEKCHHFFVVLSETDSKKGLNKEPESAAEAVKLAFAQKPPPPPKKIYAYLDKYVVGQSYAKKVLAVAVYNHYKRIYNNIPAGSRQQVEVEKQPTLTPRELEMRRREDEYRFTKLLQIAGISPHGNALGASMQQQASQQAPQEKRGGEILDSTHTEIKLEKSNIILLGPTGSGKTLLAQTLARCLDVPFAICDCTTLTQAGYVGEDIESVIAKLLQDANYSVDKAQQGIVFLDEVDKIGSVPGIHQLRDVGGEGVQQGLLKLLEGTIVNVPEKNSRKLRGETVQVDTTNILFVASGAFNGLDRIISRRKNEKYLGFGTPSNLGKGRRAAAAADLANTSGETDTVAELEEKDRLLKHVEARDLIEFGMIPEFVGRLPVVVPLHSLDEETLVRILTEPRNAVVPQYQALFSMDKCELNVNQDALRAIAKMALERKTGARGLRSIMEKLLLEPMFEVPHSDIMAVELDQDVVQGKAQPRYIRAPAKESAEEEYDSGIEEENWPRQADAANN; encoded by the exons ATGTCCTGCCCATGCACTTCGGCTGCAAGGTTGCTTCTGAACACTGCCCACAGAG GATTGTCCTGCTCTCGGATCCAGTTGTATTCTCTGAGTCGTCACGGGTCTCGAGAAACTCATTTACCCCCGCGGGTACGAGTAAGGTCATTTTCAGAGACGTCTGTTTGCTATGCCTCCAAAGATGGGTCAACAAAGGATGGTGGAAGTGATGGCGGGAAG AAAAGCATCAGTGAGGGAAAGAGACTATCGGGCTCTGGAGGATCAGGCAAGGGGGGGAGCCAGCTGCGCTGCCCTAAATGTGGAGATCCTTGTACACATGTAGAGACCTTTGTCT CATCGACACGATTTGTCAAGTGTGAGAAATGCCATCACTTTTTTGTGGTTCTGTCTGAAACCGACTCCAAGAAGGGGCTAAACAAAGAGCCAGAATCTGCTGCAGAGGCAGTGAAATTGGCATTTGCGCAAAAACCTCCCCCTCCTCCGAAGAAG ATATACGCCTACCTCGACAAGTATGTCGTCGGTCAGTCCTATGCAAAAAAGGTGTTAGCAGTTGCAGTGTACAATCACTACAAGCGCATCTACAACAACATCCCTGCTGGGAGTCGACAGCAGGTGGAGGTGGAGAAGCAGCCCACTCTAACACCTCGTG AGCTAGAGATGAGAAGACGAGAGGATGAATACAGATTCACAA agctgctgcagattgCAGGGATCAGTCCACATGGAAATGCTCTGGGGGCGTCTATGCAGCAACAGGCGAGCCAGCAGGCACCTCAAGAGAAGAGGGGCGGGGAGATCTTAGActccacacacactgaaatcaAACTGGAGAAGAGCAACATCATACTTTTAGGTCCAACTGGCTCAG ggaaaACATTGCTGGCTCAGACACTGGCACGTTGTCTGGATGTTCCCTTTGCCATTTGCGATTGTACCACGTTAACTCAAGCCGGATACGTGGGAGAAGACATCGAGTCAGTTATTGCCAAACTGCTCCAAGATGCCAACTACTCGGTGGACAAAGCACAACAAG GTATTGTGTTTCTGGACGAGGTTGATAAGATTGGCAGTGTGCCCGGAATCCATCAGCTGAGAGACGTAGGAGGAGAGGGAGTCCAGCAG gGTCTGCTTAAACTCTTGGAGGGAACAATCGTCAATGTTCCTGAGAAAAATTCCAGGAAACTGAGGGGAgaaacagtgcaggtagacaCAACAAACATCCTGTTTGTTGCATCCGGTGCCTTCAACGGACTAGACAGAATCATAAGCagaagaaagaatgaaaag TATTTGGGTTTCGGGACTCCCTCCAATCTGGGGAAAGGGCGACGTGCAGCGGCTGCCGCAGACTTGGCCAACACCAGCGGTGAGACGGACACAGTTGCAGAATTAGAGGAGAAGGACAGGCTGCTGAAGCATGTAGAGGCCAGGGACCTGATTGAGTTCGGAATGATCCCAGAGTTTGTTGGCCGTCTCCCCGTCGTCGTTCCTCTGCACAGCCTGGACGAAGAAACACTAGTCCGAATCCTGACTGAACCCCGCAATGCTGTGGTGCCCCAATACCAGGCTCTGTTCAGCATGGACAAA tgtgAACTTAATGTGAATCAAGATGCCTTGAGGGCCATTGCCAAGATGGCTCTGGAGAGAAAAACTGGAGCTCGTGGGCTCAGGTCCATCATG GAAAAGCTCCTTCTAGAGCCCATGTTTGAGGTGCCACACTCTGACATCATGGCCGTAGAGCTGGACCAAGATGTTGTCCAAGGAAAAGCACAACCCAGATATATCAG AGCGCCAGCTAAGGAGTCTGCGGAGGAGGAATACGACTCGGGCATTGAAGAGGAGAACTGGCCTCGGCAGGCAGACGCTGCTAACAACTGA
- the LOC110003537 gene encoding protein regulator of cytokinesis 1 yields the protein MRVSEVHAAESVAYLKRSLIRLQDIWEEIGISEEQRLQRTNDFHNYIKSFLDLMIVEEEDLKKRLLKSIESCVKELNNLCGELQLPHFEEEDGCTMLLMEKNSRTRLEMMREQKRKRMEELKGLISKDRELCDIMCTTPFCIEQDSTPSLKQLESYNAYLDDLTKEKERRHDEFVSVKKEISTCMDDLERQPDTSFEMDVMCEDEEAFCLSNDNIAALKLLLSQLQEQKAENELRCSALRTKIQELWERLQIPQEEREALSEHMMKSKKRNLEALKMEVLRLEVLKMQSMQSVIEAIRAEIPPLWERCFYSQEQQQSFFPYHADNFTEELLELHEAEVRTLKKYYEDHRELFQGVTKWQENWTLYMELDKKANDPARFNNRGGNLLKEEKQRTDLQKSLPKLEKILKAQVDVWEQENGKEFQVNGQKFLEYVKQQWDHHQAEKEKEKLERQQKKTKQTQEDMLYGTARTPSKRRIAGTTTPGKVRKLNGMSTLSTPNSFLSSGLSGTMCQSSIQKPPLSASKGLGLRTPGQGRTPRVLDRNKENLSHLNKNTPSGTQRSQDTQDHTITFNSIAGSYSEFARDLSKASKSTVKTGILNSTVSHQ from the exons ATGAGAGTGAG TGAAGTCCACGCTGCAGAGTCTGTTGCCTACCTCAAAAGGTCCCTGATAAGGCTGCAAGATATTTGGGAAGAAATCGGGATTTCAGAGGAGCAGCGACTACAGAGGACCAATGATTTTCACAACTACATTAAA AGTTTCCTGGACCTCATGAttgttgaagaggaggaccTCAAAAAGAGACTGCTGAAGAGCATCGAGTCCTGTGTGAAGGAACTTAATAATCTGTGCGGTGAACTTCAGCTGCCGCACTTCGAG GAGGAGGATGGCTGCACCATGTTGCTGATGGAGAAGAATAGCCGCACCCGTCTAGAGATGATgagagagcaaaagaggaaaagaaTGGAAGAGCTTAAAGGCCTAATTAGCAAAGACCGTGAGCTGTGTGATATTATGTGCACTACCCCATTTTGCATTGAGCAGGACTCCACCCCGTCACTGAAGCAACTGGAGTCATATAATGCCTACCTGGACGATCTGACAAAGGAAAAG GAGCGTCGCCACGATGAATTTGTAAGTGTCAAAAAGGAGATCAGTACATGCATGGATGATTTGGAGCGGCAGCCAGACACCAGCTTTGAGATGGATGTGATGTGTGAAGATGAGGAGGCATTTTGTCTGTCCAATGACAACATTGCTGCTCTTAAACTACTCCTCAGTCAG TTACAAGAACAAAAGGCTGAGAATGAGCTCCGCTGCTCAGCTCTCCGCACGAAGATCCAGGAGCTGTGGGAAAGACTTCAAATTCcccaagaagagagagaagccCTTTCAGAGCACATGATGAAGTCAAAGAAGAGAAACCTTGAGGCG CTCAAGATGGAGGTCCTGCGTCTAGAGGTGCTGAAAATGCAGAGCATGCAAAGTGTTATTGAGGCCATCAGAGCTGAGATTCCCCCTCTCTGGGAGAGATGCTTCTACAGCCAAGAACAGCAGCAATCATTTTTTCCTTATCATGCGG ACAATTTCACCGAAGAGCTTCTCGAGTTGCACGAGGCAGAGGTCAGGACGCTGAAGAAGTACTACGAAGACCACAGAGAACTCTTTCAGGGAGTCACTAAATGGCAGGAGAACTGGACTCTGTACATGGAACTTGAT AAAAAAGCGAATGACCCTGCAAGGTTCAACAACAGAGGTGGGAACCTTCTGAAAGAAGAGAAGCAGAGAACTGACCTGCAAAAGAGTTTACCTAAG ctGGAAAAGATTCTGAAAGCTCAAGTGGATGTTTGGGAGCAGGAAAATGGCAAAGAATTTCAGGTCAATGGACAGAAATTTCTGGAATATGTGAAGCAACAGTGGGATCACCATCAGGctgaaaaggagaaagagaaactgGAGAgg caacaaaagaaaactaaacagacacaggaggACATGTTGTATGGAACTGCAAGAACACCATCCAAAAGGAGGATAGCAGGCACAACCACTCCTGGAAAAGTGAGAAAG CTCAACGGCATGTCGACCCTCTCCACTCCAAACAGCTTTCTTAGTTCAGGCCTCAGTGGAACCATGTGCCAGTCCTCCATCCAGAAACCCCCTCTGTCTGCCAGCAAG GGTCTTGGCCTGCGAACCCCTGGGCAGGGAAGGACTCCTCGTGTACTAGACCGAAACAAGGAAAATCTCTCCCATCTCAATAAGAACACCCCAAGTGGCACACAAAGGTCTCAGGATACTCAAGATCACACCATCACCTTTAACTCTATTGCTGGCTCCTATTCGGAATTTGCG AGAGACCTCTCGAAAGCTTCTAAATCGACCGTGAAGACAGGTATTCTGAACTCCACTGTCAGTCATCAGTGA
- the LOC110003043 gene encoding ubiquitin-associated protein 1-like, protein MLEKMSPLDDVPFQTPLGPLREEVQLVTVPDITLPDCGWILRDTEYGFNLEKWILTGQQLDCKAPSCPPYWLMFRTPQKSRRTRRRSSDPWIVSARPRSNSLNSVDSCWQRHVRFLISDSEDDDGYFEDTEGSSAEDTHRPVMSRELPWNSAPKDPLSRVKDMHCAHSSHHCRPASSQGLRRSRGSSPSLQNSRQPLRALEQHRSDQASPIPPGQKNTKKKSSLRSVVRKFSQNTPPASPAPSRLKQIRPSSAGPLVKHHRQGLRTGSSCGVFFDSAAELMSALGQEERELLETITEKGYPLRTAILALQKTGFHSPDKILKYLAASYRLCELGFEEAQVEEAMEMFQNCESKAAEFLHLLTQFNEMGFQQSAIKEVLLVHENHRERALEELMTRMA, encoded by the exons ATGTTGGAGAAAATGAGCCCTCTGGATGACGTCCCGTTTCAGACCCCACTTGGTCCACTGCGGGAAGAAGTACAGCTTGTGACAGTCCCAGACATCACTTTACCAGACTGTGGTTGGATACTACGAGACACTGAG TATGGTTTCAACTTGGAGAAATGGATTTTAACTGGGCAGCAGCTGGACTGTAAGGCCCCCTCCTGCCCCCCCTACTGGCTGATGTTTAGAACTCCTCAAAAGAGTCGCAGAACCAGACGCAGGAGCAGCGACCCCTGGATCGTATCAGCTCGGCCCCGCAGTAACAGCCTGAACTCTGTAGACTCTTGCTGGCAGCGCCATGTGAGGTTCCTCATATCTGACtctgaggatgatgatggttaCTTTGAGGATACTGAAGGCTCCTCCGCAGAAGATACACACCGCCCCGTCATGAGCAGAGAATTGCCTTGGAACTCTGCACCTAAAGACCCGCTCTCCAGAGTCAAAGACATGCACTGTGCTCATTCCTCTCACCACTGTAGGCCTGCATCATCTCAGGGCCTCAGAAGATCCAGAGGCTCCTCACCTTCTCTTCAAAACAGCAGACAACCTCTACGAGCCCTTGAGCAGCACAGGTCTGATCAGGCCAGCCCAATCCCTCCTGGGCAGAAAAATaccaaaaagaaaagttcacTTAGATCTGTGGTCCGAAAATTCTCCCAAAACACACCCCCTGCTAGTCCTGCTCCCTCCAGGCTTAAACAGATACGACCTTCCTCTGCAGGGCCTTTGGTCAAACACCACAGACAG GGCCTGAGAACAGGCAGCTCCTGTGGGGTTTTCTTTGACTCTGCAGCAGAGTTGATGTCAGCACTCGGCCAAGAGGAGAGGGAGCTACTTGAAACCATCACAGAGAAGGGCTACCCTCTGCGCACAGCCATTCTGGCTCTTCAGAAGACCGGCTTTCACAGCCCAGATAAG ATCCTAAAATACCTGGCCGCAAGTTACCGTCTCTGCGAGCTGGGTTTCGAGGAAGCACAGGTGGAGGAGGCCATGGAGATGTTTCAGAACTGTGAAAGCAAG GCTGCAGAGTTCCTGCACCTCCTGACACAGTTTAATGAGATGGGTTTTCAGCAAAGTGCCATCAAGGAAGTGCTGCTTGTACATGAAAATCACCGTGAACGAGCGCTTGAAGAACTCATGACACGCATGGCGTAA
- the clpxb gene encoding ATP-dependent Clp protease ATP-binding subunit clpX-like, mitochondrial isoform X4, which produces MSCPCTSAARLLLNTAHRGLSCSRIQLYSLSRHGSRETHLPPRVRVRSFSETSVCYASKDGSTKDGGSDGGKKSISEGKRLSGSGGSGKGGSQLRCPKCGDPCTHVETFVSSTRFVKCEKCHHFFVVLSETDSKKGLNKEPESAAEAVKLAFAQKPPPPPKKIYAYLDKYVVGQSYAKKVLAVAVYNHYKRIYNNIPAGSRQQVEVEKQPTLTPRELLQIAGISPHGNALGASMQQQASQQAPQEKRGGEILDSTHTEIKLEKSNIILLGPTGSGKTLLAQTLARCLDVPFAICDCTTLTQAGYVGEDIESVIAKLLQDANYSVDKAQQGIVFLDEVDKIGSVPGIHQLRDVGGEGVQQGLLKLLEGTIVNVPEKNSRKLRGETVQVDTTNILFVASGAFNGLDRIISRRKNEKYLGFGTPSNLGKGRRAAAAADLANTSGETDTVAELEEKDRLLKHVEARDLIEFGMIPEFVGRLPVVVPLHSLDEETLVRILTEPRNAVVPQYQALFSMDKCELNVNQDALRAIAKMALERKTGARGLRSIMEKLLLEPMFEVPHSDIMAVELDQDVVQGKAQPRYIRAPAKESAEEEYDSGIEEENWPRQADAANN; this is translated from the exons ATGTCCTGCCCATGCACTTCGGCTGCAAGGTTGCTTCTGAACACTGCCCACAGAG GATTGTCCTGCTCTCGGATCCAGTTGTATTCTCTGAGTCGTCACGGGTCTCGAGAAACTCATTTACCCCCGCGGGTACGAGTAAGGTCATTTTCAGAGACGTCTGTTTGCTATGCCTCCAAAGATGGGTCAACAAAGGATGGTGGAAGTGATGGCGGGAAG AAAAGCATCAGTGAGGGAAAGAGACTATCGGGCTCTGGAGGATCAGGCAAGGGGGGGAGCCAGCTGCGCTGCCCTAAATGTGGAGATCCTTGTACACATGTAGAGACCTTTGTCT CATCGACACGATTTGTCAAGTGTGAGAAATGCCATCACTTTTTTGTGGTTCTGTCTGAAACCGACTCCAAGAAGGGGCTAAACAAAGAGCCAGAATCTGCTGCAGAGGCAGTGAAATTGGCATTTGCGCAAAAACCTCCCCCTCCTCCGAAGAAG ATATACGCCTACCTCGACAAGTATGTCGTCGGTCAGTCCTATGCAAAAAAGGTGTTAGCAGTTGCAGTGTACAATCACTACAAGCGCATCTACAACAACATCCCTGCTGGGAGTCGACAGCAGGTGGAGGTGGAGAAGCAGCCCACTCTAACACCTCGTG agctgctgcagattgCAGGGATCAGTCCACATGGAAATGCTCTGGGGGCGTCTATGCAGCAACAGGCGAGCCAGCAGGCACCTCAAGAGAAGAGGGGCGGGGAGATCTTAGActccacacacactgaaatcaAACTGGAGAAGAGCAACATCATACTTTTAGGTCCAACTGGCTCAG ggaaaACATTGCTGGCTCAGACACTGGCACGTTGTCTGGATGTTCCCTTTGCCATTTGCGATTGTACCACGTTAACTCAAGCCGGATACGTGGGAGAAGACATCGAGTCAGTTATTGCCAAACTGCTCCAAGATGCCAACTACTCGGTGGACAAAGCACAACAAG GTATTGTGTTTCTGGACGAGGTTGATAAGATTGGCAGTGTGCCCGGAATCCATCAGCTGAGAGACGTAGGAGGAGAGGGAGTCCAGCAG gGTCTGCTTAAACTCTTGGAGGGAACAATCGTCAATGTTCCTGAGAAAAATTCCAGGAAACTGAGGGGAgaaacagtgcaggtagacaCAACAAACATCCTGTTTGTTGCATCCGGTGCCTTCAACGGACTAGACAGAATCATAAGCagaagaaagaatgaaaag TATTTGGGTTTCGGGACTCCCTCCAATCTGGGGAAAGGGCGACGTGCAGCGGCTGCCGCAGACTTGGCCAACACCAGCGGTGAGACGGACACAGTTGCAGAATTAGAGGAGAAGGACAGGCTGCTGAAGCATGTAGAGGCCAGGGACCTGATTGAGTTCGGAATGATCCCAGAGTTTGTTGGCCGTCTCCCCGTCGTCGTTCCTCTGCACAGCCTGGACGAAGAAACACTAGTCCGAATCCTGACTGAACCCCGCAATGCTGTGGTGCCCCAATACCAGGCTCTGTTCAGCATGGACAAA tgtgAACTTAATGTGAATCAAGATGCCTTGAGGGCCATTGCCAAGATGGCTCTGGAGAGAAAAACTGGAGCTCGTGGGCTCAGGTCCATCATG GAAAAGCTCCTTCTAGAGCCCATGTTTGAGGTGCCACACTCTGACATCATGGCCGTAGAGCTGGACCAAGATGTTGTCCAAGGAAAAGCACAACCCAGATATATCAG AGCGCCAGCTAAGGAGTCTGCGGAGGAGGAATACGACTCGGGCATTGAAGAGGAGAACTGGCCTCGGCAGGCAGACGCTGCTAACAACTGA